From a single Eleginops maclovinus isolate JMC-PN-2008 ecotype Puerto Natales chromosome 20, JC_Emac_rtc_rv5, whole genome shotgun sequence genomic region:
- the LOC134883599 gene encoding E3 ubiquitin-protein ligase TRIM39-like, whose product MASNLEKDLSCPICHDIFDDPIVLTCCHSFCKGCLQNWWGGNPLQQCPVCKRRSSRSEPPRNLALKNLCETFILERDQESSENLCSLHFEKLQLFCLDDQRPVCLVCRDSKTHAAHRFRPIDEAAQDLKEELQKSLKPLQEKLKRFEQAQVKFDQTAGHMKVQARRTETQIKEQFKKLHRFLEEEEEARMSTLREEEEQKRMMMKNKMEAVSKEIAALSHTVSATEEELRAEDVSFLHNYKAAVERLQRPLLEDPQLPSGALIDEAKHLGNLAFTIWSKMKYLVSYHPVVLDSNTAHPELIVSEDLTSLRREERQELPENPERIYSFLAVLGSEGFTSGTHSWDVKVRDSPVWAVGVAESVKSNVDKLDGFFRVVNCDGEYVAESDREYSTVLRVKNKIKRITIFLDLNRGNLSFSDSDTDTHIHTFKHTFTKQLFPYFNTVNAQPLKILPIPFYVVM is encoded by the coding sequence ATGGCTTCTAATTTAGAGAAGGATCTCTCCTGTCCTATTTGCCATGACATCTTTGACGATCCGATTGTCCTGACATGCTGCCACAGCTTCTGTAAAGGCTGTCTGCAAAACTGGTGGGGAGGGAATCCACTACAGCAGTGTCCAGTGTGTAAGAGGAGGTCATCAAGGAGTGAGCCACCTCGTAACCTGGCTTTAAAGAATCTGTGTGAGACCTTTATACTTGAGAGAGATCAAGAAAGTTCTGAGAATCTCTGCAGCCTTCACTTTGAGAAACTCCAACTCTTCTGTCTGGATGATCAGCGGCCAGTATGTCTCGTCTGCAGAGATTCAAAAACTCACGCTGCCCACAGATTCAGACCCATCGATGAAGCTGCACAGGATCTCAAAGAGGAGCTCCAGAAATCTCTGAAGCCCTTACAGGAGAAACTGAAGCGCTTTGAACAAGCCCAGGTGAAGTTTGATCAAACAGCAGGACACATGAAGGTCCAGGCCCGacgcacagagacacagattaAGGAGCAGTTTAAGAAGCTTCACCGGTTTcttgaagaggaagaggaggccaggATGTCTACActcagggaggaagaggagcagaagaggatgatgatgaagaacAAGATGGAGGCTGTGAGCAAAGAGATAGcagctctttcacacacagtcagtgcCACAGAagaggagctgagagctgaAGACGTCTCCTTCCTGCACAACTACAAGGCTGCAGTGGAGAGactgcagcgccccctgctggaggatcCACAGCTGCCCTCAGGGGCTCTGATAGATGAGGCCAAACACCTGGGCAACCTCGCTTTTACCATCTGGAGTAAGATGAAGTACTTGGTCTCCTACCATCCTGTGGTTCTGGACTCAAACACTGCTCATCCAGAACTCATCGTGTCTGAAGATCTGACCAGTTTGAGACgtgaagagagacaggaactTCCAGAAAACCCAGAAAGGATTTATTCCTTTCTCGCTGTCCTGGGCTCTGAGGGCTTTACCTCAGGTACTCACAGCTGGGATGTTAAGGTTAGAGATAGTCCGGTCTGGGCAGTGGGGGTAGCGGAGTCAGTTAAGAGTAACGTAGACAAACTGGATGGATTTTTCAGAGTTGTAAACTGCGATGGTGAGTACGTAGCAGAGTCTGATCGAGAGTATTCCACAGTTCTCCGAGTGAAGAACAAGATCAAGAGGATCACAATTTTTCTAGACTTGAACAGAGGAAACCTGTCATTCTCTGATTCTGATACtgacacccacatacacacGTTCAAACATACTTTCACTAAGCAACTGTTTCCGTACTTTAACACTGTAAATGCTCAACCATTGAAGATACTACCAATTCCTTTCTATGTAGTGATGTAA